A single window of Poecilia reticulata strain Guanapo linkage group LG10, Guppy_female_1.0+MT, whole genome shotgun sequence DNA harbors:
- the gpr137 gene encoding integral membrane protein GPR137: protein MEAPVTAASPPPNSTSSSPLTPLCPAVAPSVQLGFTALYFALYGSLFLVVYVQLWLLFVYKHKRWSYQSLFLFLCLLWAGLRTTLFSFYFHNTAQANHLPAAAFWLLYCCPVCLQFFTFSLINLYFTQVFLKISAASDTKLWVTRCAYAAMSVIFLCINVTCAALGERGSSGEKGKRTWKLVLVRVIVNDLLFIMEAVLLAATLLLLTRQPRSFSPYLMSKGTTVCRTAALGAVVIFLFFSRACYNLTVLFLSQSYKVESFDYDWYNVSDQADLQSELGDRGYLAFGAILFIWELLPTSLLILFFRVRWPTQETSSLDINNRVLPRPYFFDDPEGSDDEIPAPWDRSPTQNQSWYGSETAPLLFANNPADHSHQHHSLYSTPQN from the exons ATGGAGGCTCCGGTCACCGCCGCTTCCCCTCCTCCAAACTCCACCTCCTCCTCGCCCCTGACGCCGCTGTGTCCGGCCGTGGCCCCGTCCGTCCAGCTGGGCTTCACCGCCCTGTACTTCGCCCTGTACGGGTCCCTATTCCTGGTGGTGTACGTGCAGCTGTGGCTGCTGTTCGTCTACAAGCACAAGCGCTGGAGCTACCAGAGCCTGTTCCTGTTCCTGTGCCTGCTCTGGGCCGGCCTGCGCACCACGCTCTTCTCCTTCTACTTCCACAACACGGCCCAGGCCAACCACCTGCCCGCCGCCGCCTTCTGGCTGCTCTACTGCTGCCCCGTGTGTCTGCAGTTCTTCACCTTCAGCCTCATCAACCTCTACTTCACCCAG GTTTTCCTGAAGATCAGCGCAGCCTCAGACACGAAGCT ATGGGTGACCCGGTGCGCCTACGCAGCCATGAGTGTGATCTTCCTTTGCATCAACGTGACGTGCGCCGCTCTGGGGGAGCGAGGCAGTAGCGGAGAGAAAGGCAAGCGCACCTGGAAGCTGGTGTTGGTCAGAGTGATCGTTAACGACCTGCTGTTCATCATGGAGGCCGTGCTGCTGGCCgccacgctgctgctgctcaccagGCAGCCGCGCTCCTTCAGCCCATACCTCATGAGCAAG GGAACCACGGTGTGCCGCACGGCGGCTCTGGGAGCCGTGGTCATCTTCCTGTTCTTCAGCCGGGCCTGCTACAACCTGACCGTGCTCTTCCTCTCCCAGAGCTACAAGGTGGAGTCCTTCGACTACGACTGGTACAACGTCTCCGACCAG GCTGACCTGCAGAGTGAACTCGGCGACAGAGGCTACCTGGCGTTTGGTGCCATCCTCTTCATCTGGGAGCTGCTCCCTACCagcctcctcatcctcttcttcAGAGTCCGCTGGCCCACTCAGGAG ACCAGCAGCTTGGACATCAACAACAGGGTTCTGCCTCGTCCGTACTTCTTCGATGATCCCGAAGGCAGCGATGATGAAATACCGGCTCCGTGGGATCGCAGCCCCACTCAGAACCAGAG CTGGTATGGATCGGAGACTGCGCCACTCCTGTTTGCCAACAACCCTGCAGACCATAGCCACCAGCACCACTCGTTGTACTCCACCCCTCAGAACTGA